The genomic DNA atgaactttatttaagtgcctaatcttctagcgctgtagagcactaatcagggacactgtaaattgaagttaacaagttaacgcaaatcaaatcaaattttggtttttttaggagcggggaaaaccggagtacccggagaaaaacctctcggtgcagagtagagaaccaacaaactcaacccacatatgacgccgagtctgggaatcgaacccgggctacattggtgggaggcgagtgctctcaccactgcgccatccaataataataataagaagaagaagaagaagaagaagaagaagaagaagaagaagaagaacaagaacaagaacaagaacaagaacaagaacaagaacaagaacaagaacaagaacaagaacaagaagaaagaaagaaagaagttgAGAACGTAGTAAAATACCAGGACCTAGCAAGAGAATTGAGgaagttatggaaaatgaaaacaatggtaattcctattgtaataggaacatttggaacagttccaaaggATTCAAAGAGGACACTAAagaatattggtatagagaccaagatagacgagcttcagaaaagtgtgATTCTGAACATGacaaggattcttaggaaggtccaagaagtttgaggagacttgttgtcaccaacCTTCCTGGAGTACTgaagttccattggaaatccaatgtgcgaaaacaagataataataataataataataaaagaaaaaaataataatattaataataataataatcataatcataatcataatcataatcataataataataataaggataAGGAAGGCAGAAAATCACAAGAAGCGTAATTTTGAAAGCGCGCGATGCTTCTCcgcattttccttcaaatgtcCGCCTGCAAAAAACATCTATATTTCGATTGGCTTTTGttagtttctattgtttttacaACCCAATAAGAGTTAATTTGTAATTTGCAAtcacgttacaaatttgcatttaGTTTACATGACACAAGcacttttttagccaatcagaacccGAGTAAATTTTTCATGTCTAGTGTTAGTGGATCAATTGCAATTCATATTGATGGGAAATATCGTTGTGTACTTGCTTACTGAACCAATATGTATCCCATTGCTTTCAAAGTTTTACTTCCATTGTCGCTTGAGCTAATTTGGGCCTCGTTACCGCAAGTGTTGGAATCATCCGAACGGCCACCCGTACCAAACCCAATCCTGGAATCACACGTGTTGCAGTTATTTTTCTGGTTTGCAATGATACCAATTCGTGCTCTCGAATAGGTACCAGGCTTAGACTCGGACTTGGGATTAAACCCTTCTCGGTTACAGTTCCTTTGTAAAGATGCTCTAGAGCCAATCAGGGTCTTCCACGTGTCTCGACCCAGAAATGTCGGACGGTAATTACCGTCAGCGATAAGAGAGAAAAGCGAATTGGCGGTCAGATTCATAGCCATGAACTGTAGCTGCTGACCGATTCTCATACCAAGGCAGAGCTTGGAAAATGGTGTCTTCCAATAGGTCGGCAACTTAGTTTCTTGCCTGTCGAAGCCAGTTTGTCCTGCCACAAGATTATAGGTGGCCACGTTACTCCAAAGATGAGAATCATAATGGAATGTTCTCTGAAATTTTAATAGTAAAATGTCAATAATGTCAATAATTTGGAGTGTTCTTGAAAAATGTTCGTTATTCAGTAACGTAACGCTTTTTCTACGAGGGTGAGTCCGCTTCTTGGGTTTTCACTTCGTTCTAAGCGTCAAAGTGAGTTTGTCTACTTTCAAATTGGTGTGACGGTCACACCAAagtgttaattaacaattagacccgtagcccgcaacggctacgggtcaatagcccatgaggcgaagccgaatgggctattgacccgtggcccttgagggcgaagggtctaattgttttagtatcacccaactagtcggacagaaaaggcagtaataaattaaagttagcaaatgcaagttgaagaaatatttatatgggaataaaacgaaagaaagcgtcacgcttttcgctactcgaggactattactaatagttctctagtagcgtagccaatcaaaatgcaggatttgcattagtccactagttgggtgatactaatatggTTTATGATTTACGTACCGCACATATCACAAAGTCTCATGGCGTTTTACAATTCTTTCTCTAGGGTGAAATCAGACGTCAGTTTGTAAAGGTGCCTCTGGCAGCCGCCATCAGttcatatataaaaaaagaccttgaatttttgaaagttaaatcattttaataattgatgaatatgaaGTACATGAGGCGCAGTAATCAGGCGATGAAAATCGGACAcctcaaaatttcatatttgccctcgaagcttcacttctcggccaaatattcattttttggACAATCTCTCAGCCGCGGACATAatcagccgacataccagccGGCAGATCGAAGGGGTATATTTACAAagtatccaacgcgcgctcgtggaataatcgTTAATTAACCTAAATGAAATTAAAGTTAAGAAGATCATGTCAGTTAGATAAACAACTTTAAGAGCAGTTGCAATCAAACCCGAAAAAGTCCAGGCTTGAACGCGATTCGGGATTCGAACCCGAGACTATGCTATTGCGTTACCATCCCTCCACCAACTAAGCTATCAAGCCAGCTGAGAACTggccaatagaccattttcgaattctcacgacTGCACTGGATCTAGGATgaagtggaggctaatgcgggcaaattaatttgcatttgaaaagatttgctcgcgttagcctccattccatgctagatccagtccagccgtgagaattcgtaAATGGTCTATTGCGGCGTGTTCAAGTTATCTCTCTCTCTTGAGAAGATATCGCAAATTAATTCCACAAGTCAGATAGGACATTGGCATCCGATTTAAAAGAGTTAACATTTCTTAGCTCTGGTTTACATTTACGACGCAACACGGCATAAACTAAGGAAACACACGAAGACTCTCTATCGTCCTTGTTGAGCATCTTCTCTCCTAAGGAAAGGGGCTACTGATCAAAACGCTACAAAGTTGTGTATGACGTTGATGCTTATAACGTAAATGTAAACCAGCGCTTTCCCACTAAAATAAACTGGCTCACCATTGTGAACACTACATGGCGCAGAATGGCTATTGTTTGTAGGACATATACTTGCTTTCTgtcataaattacttttgtcTCACTTGAACTCCCATGTGGGTTCTTAAATTGAATATTAATGATGCCCGGCCATTCTGCGCCATGACATAAagatcctccgccatttttttgttattttcatcTTTGTCTCAGTCAAAACTCAATACAGTGTGGAGCACCTTATCGTGGCCACTTAACAAAGTTCTTTACAAAGTATCCGCCAATGAAGGTgtggaaatttgattgacagtcacgcctccttgcaaagttcgtacGGTTGTAAactgaacaccgttgcatgggatggcacagtcagttagtgcgcgaccttggtgcaagaggtcctgagttcgattcccggatctcgcatccttgtttcgacttcttacctttcagtgtagcttaagtagctttaaatacccgtaaaacggagcactgctGGAGAGGGgcgagtaaaatgagcgcaccgtcgacctcaggtttgtcagttgaattactgttacgagttatcgacgttaaatatggttactttacttaaagtgcccctgtgaccaaaaaatcaattcatatttttctttggatttcaaaactatgtcaacaaaacactaagtgacccacgttttaagccttgatttcaaaaagacacctctttattttaactgtaattttcctatttaatggtccgccattactaacattatgttcttgagagagctggatcgaggagaaaatgacgtcaaaggctcactagtctAAGAAtacaatacgtgtgtacgccgcagaattaatatgcagcacgggggttttgggctttcagacttttaaactcacgctttgcatatatgataagctgcgttcacacgctgaaattttaagctagtgagcctctgacgtcacttttccctggatccaaccgtctgaggtccaatcggtcagttttgatcgtgagtaatggcggaccgtgaaatccaaaacttacactcaaagtaaacgacctttggataaaaatcaaagctcaaaattttgccagtcaggtgttaagcaaacacactttcaaaatctgaaggaaaaaaggaagtggtttttttgatcacaggggcactttaacgggctgttgagttgacgtatttacacgaatttgtcaaatgtgaaagtttgttgggtggccacggtaaggtgcgttgcactgtaaaatgTGTAAAGAGGTTAGTAGCAACTCTGTGCATATAACTAGCAATGATATTTGAGATTTATGATGTTACAATTGCATGTTTTAGCATGAAAGGGTAAAAACATAAAATGCGTGTGAGTGAGCATTATGCAGGTTTGAATAACCTTAGTGCCATCCGTCTTCACGACCAGCGTCCATCCCCCATCTCCGCATCCAAAGTTTCCTATGTGACAGTAAACAGGAACCTTTTGTGAACCAAACGTCAGCTCGTAAACTTGACTCTGTGATGAACTGCCAAAAGGAAGACAGGCTTACTAAATGATCAATCAAAAGGAGGATAAGTTAGTGTTTTCATCCAAACTCGCTGAGAAGTTaatgaaaaacaagaaatatttGCAATCCAGGCTGAATTTGCAATCTGTTTTACATTTAATTTGGCATAAAGCCACTTCTGATTTGTTTCTAAAACAGACAAATCCGCGGAATTGACAAGGATATTACAAGTAATTGGTAAGCGAACAGCCATTAACAGCTCGCCCCTTAAAACTAGCCGTTTTATATCAAAATTGAAATTCTGCGAAAAGTGAGAGATAATTGTTACTGCAAGTATCAAAGAtgtcctattattattattattattattattattattattattattattattattattattattattattattattataagaaagTCATAACAAGACAACATAATGACAGACAAGACATAACAACGgtgttattttattataaattaCAACGTAACAGGTCGGTCTGGTATGTTGGGATCAAGTGTGATAACGGCTGATCAGCGTACTCCATCGGGTAAATAAGTCAGCGAGATTGTCTCTGTATATGGAATGGTTTGCTCTTGAAAAGCCTTAAGGGACATAGCCTCTCCTTCTGTCAATAGCTGATCAACTGTGTGGGCCGTCCATTGCGAAACATCACACGAGTTAGCACATAACAGATTTGAACGACTCATAAAAGCACATTGTCGTCCTCTAGATACCTCGCTTAAACGACGGTTGCCTTGATGAATACTTCCATTAACGATTAACGTAGCGTTTGAAATTGTATAATCGCATATCTAAACCTACCTTTATATTCTTCTCGAAATCCTATTAAATCCTAAAGAATGTGACAAATCCAACAAAGCATATGGCAATCCTAAAGCATGTGGACAATCGATATCACGCTTTACGCATAGAGATAGGTCCATAGCCTCTGACCGATTTACTACGTATTCAGAAAAGGAAATATCGCTAGCCAGGAaaaatcgattatgcaaaagtGCTATATATACGTGCGCAGTCCTACTCGGCCAAAAGGAACACAGGTAACCGCCCAAATTAGTGTTGCTGCTCGCTCGCACCAATAAAATAGTTATTATATGATAATCTCAATAATGCACGCATCTTGATTGCTTCTCGGCATGTTCTTTAACCAGGAGGGCTGACACATTGCTGACGTCATTATcaaaaacgtttaaaaaaacaaacacaaatacaTTCCATGTAGCCCTGTGTATGTTCAGTAAAAGATCAGCCGTGAGAATGCGTCTAAATGTGGTaacaacatcagtgacacactcggctatagCTTCTTACGAcgttttgacgtcatctgtgatctgttGAATTACAAACCTCGTTCCTACGACAAAGGAGGctgagaagagagaccctggaaacgaggttgtcgGATTATCGTACAGATATGGAATTTATTTGTTAACTTGATGGTGTAAGAGTGTTGCCGTGATAACGACTTGTcgaattaacaaatcgaaagtgttTCAGCGTCGTCTGTACTCTTATGGACAACGATATTCATCATGACAGTAGTCAATTGTTGTTATGTCAAATGTTGTTAGTCAATTTGTTgttgagtccacaacaaattttgaccactttgatgacgaatatcgttgtcgatgaGAGTATGGACAACGCTGAACTACTTTCGATTTGCTTTTTACCACAACATTCAACGCCAAAAAAACTGTTTATTTCAGAGTGTGACAAAAATCataacacaaagaaagagcaaacgttgtctataactttctcgcaatatgattggtttatttcccaaaatgagcgttcccggttggctattacattgcgtgacaaattgacgcgagaatgacgcgagcagcgttgtctagactcttatcgaccacggcaaattagccaatcagattgcaagattacaagcaattgtggtaaaaatatcAGTCGATGTCCAACAagttccaaaaataaaaatttgatttgatctaATTCTGTGTTTAGTGTCCCGAAATAGTGCCCTTGACACTTACATAGAGTACATTACCATTTAGGAGTCCAATTTAGGAGTATATCTTATGCTGCCTATCTCACAGTTTTGAACTATTTGCAATATTGTCAATGCTATCTGACTTATCCGAATATGCTACTCAACTTTCTTCCGTGACATTATTTATGACACAGTAAAACGCTATGATTTCTTGGGGACCAAGCTCGTTTTGCTGCAAAATCGGCGTTGATCTGCATGATTCAATGGGATCTGTCTAGCGTTGATTTAACATGCATTCATGACAAGTAACTACACTGCGAACTTGAAAGTGGTTTGTCGAGCGGAAGCAGAAGATATATTTGAAACTCTTAGACTTTCCACCTCGGATATTGTGTTTttggctttctgattggttcactcaatcttggtAATTAGTTTATACAAAGTAATGACCTAACATGGAAACTGGCGTATTTCAAAGGTTCGGTCAGCGGAGTCACTTGCTTCGCTTTCCAAATTTTCATTCAAAACAATTTGCAAACGGCGGGCATGTCACGAGATTTTCTTCCTCGTTGTCTTTGCCAAAGCAACTTCCGGTCGTTTTATAAAATGAAAACAGAATAATTGAATAGAATTtgactttaatttccaagtgtccaagcgttcaagagaattaataaaacaattattccggCTATTCGCGCTTATTGGATACTAGACTGGACGGTTGTAGCCAACACTGCGCtactcgttggctatttaccatgtCACATCCAACGCGCGTTCATGGGATAACTGTCAATTCATTGATGGTAGAAAATAAATGGTTCTGGTTTAAGGCAAATACATCACATAAATATGGAGTGAGATTTGTTTTTATCCTTttctaggaaaaaaaaaaggagcttAGTTCTCAACATATCATGCAAGTCATTTTCATTTCAGCCAGCCGAAGTATATAAAGTATGTTCACTGTCgatgaaaagaagaaaggaagccAGAAAGAGCGAATGAGAAATTAAAACATCATTCTACATACTTGAAACGCCTTCGCACTTCCAGGGGTGGCGAATGGCACCTTCAAAATCTTGGCAACTTTTACCTCAAAATCTCGACAGTCTTTGCGAAGAGTCTCGAAGTCTGACACGTTTATATTCCATTTATTTGTCTCGGATTCGAAAACAAGGGTCTCGGTGTCTCGACGAGTCTCGGATTTTACAATTCGTCACCCCTCCTCCTAGGAAGTTCTACACGTAAATTGATTGTTGAAAATCGGCCGTTTAAGTTAGACCTGGCATAAATAACCGATTACTGAATGAGAAGGGAATGAAAGttggtattgtatattgtaCGCTTAGAGGTAGTTTATCGCAAAAAGCTCAACAGTAATAAATGTTTCCTGTTGGTATTTCCAACGCCGGCAAAGAAGTTTATGTCTTCACAAAAATGGAATTCTCAGTCTCAAAAACATTGGAGTAATAATATGAGAGAGCCCTAAATGTGCATCTGAAAAAGGCAATAGTGCGCCAACAAaactatagggaagatatcgttgacgtcaccgtCACATCGTTGGTCGAaacacatttgaataacaaaaggaatgtttgtaaacagatatcttccctatatttACACTCAGTAACCATGTAAATTTTAAAGCCGAAAAACAAGAgctctatagagtgttttcactcacgtgatcagtaagcttgtttttccaccgaaagaaaagaaaacgtttgcatgataatagagctcaattcccggtggattagttggggacaccaacatggccgccgttccactGTTTTGAAACAGCAACATGCTCGtcgtgacgtcacatgaaaacactctattactAAAGGAATATGCAAGTCAAATCTAATCGAATAAAGGAGAGACCAAATCAATTGTTACTTTTTGATGAGAAGGGAAAACTGCAATATCGGAAGACAAACACTTCATATTAATTAATGATTACTCCTAGTTAAAAAtacacatatgacgccaagtcatGGACTGGAAACCGAGTGACATTTCTAAAGGGCAATGTTTCGACCAATATACGTGTACCGGCTCCTCACAACGGCATGAAGATATTTAGAGCTTCCAGCTTACGAAGAGGCGTAGAAGCAGTCACAAAGCCAATAAAAACATGCATAATAGCGTTAAGAAACCAAAATGAAAGGAGACCATaagttcaaattaaaaaaaaaaaggtgtaatGGACTCCACCTTGCCATCCGCAAGTCCTGCAATGGACCATGAGGCAAGACAAGATATCGTCTCTACCGTTATTATGGCAAGGATGGGTGCCACTCCTAGCCCACCGCATGCACAACTTGATCCCAGCTGGTAACACTGTTCTGTATATTTGACAGACCTCAAATGGAAGGAAAGGTGAGTGAACTTTCACTGCGTGCCGGGATGACGTCTGCGATCGATATCTCATtgcactacactacactacgtGTATTACGTAccaccattttaaaatttcaaattttacgTCCTTTTCTTTCGGACGGCGCCTAGAACAACCCAAAGCCATGCATATAAACTTACTTGTCTTTGTCAAACTGTTCCTTGCAGGAAGAAACGGGAGCACTTGCAGGCGGAGCTGATGAAACATTAACAGATGTTAATTTAACGTATTTAATTAATACAATAATGCTTTTACATGTATTCGATGtaacttaaaacaaaaagaacatgaAAATAATGATACCTGGTGATCGTGACAGACCCGGAGGAGCTGTTTTGTTGACGAGCTCAATGAGTTGATCTACTTTGTCTTCCAATGCATTCACAGCTTTGGTAACACGCGAATCTTGAAACACGTTACAATGGCAATTGCAGTTATTCGTCGGAGCTTTGCTGCATGAAGCGCCTGGTGGACCTTGAAGGCTGCTTTTGTTAACTGGTGCAGAGTTAACTACTTTAGCTGCAAACATCGTAACCACTTGCACCAAGAAAAGAGACGGTGGGCCCATTTTGACAATATGCCGTGTTGGAGACGGTAAGTCCTAAGACAAAAAAGGTCACATTCCCCGGCGCTTCACAAGTTTTCGACGGTTTGCCTGCTTTCCAGTCTGTCTCGGTGGTGACGTAAGAACACAACGAATAAATCAGGATTTGAAAGagatttaaattttctttcttaaaagacaGAAACCATATcaacaaaataaacatttttaatGGTCGCACTGAAAAGTTCGTAGTATTTGCACGTTTTCATGCAAACGAAAAGGCTAATTATTCAAACAACTTGAATTTCCTTAACCTAAACTGAGTGTTAAGTAAATCGAAGTTAATCGAGGGAGATATTCGGTTGATCTTACAAACGGACTGATTCAAGaacgttaaaagaaaaaatacgtGCTATAATAACCACGCAAACATGATTCTCTATTCAGAAGCGTCAGACAGAATCATATCAACgtattatcaataattttaatattataCTTTACATCAAATATAACTTAACATATTATCAGAACTTCTCGCATCGAAGTTTAACTTTTAGATACAATATGACAAAACAAGTAGTCTTAACCATCACTCGAAAGAAGCTCGTTGTGAAATGTACGATACAAAAGCCAGCATGAGTTAACTTGTTTAAATTGCAGACACATAGTTCAACTATTTGTGAGAGGCATGCTTAGCCTATATTATGAGGACAATTCAAACTATACATGGTTGAAAAACCAAGCCGCGCAAATTAGCGGAAATTAGGGCTTCACCTTTCAGTAATTGAACCATTCGTTAAACCATTTATCCCCTTGTACTAAGACCAACTAATAAAATACTCGATGTTATAATACGGaaatacagaaacaaaaaaatacccCCCTCGCATTTTCTTTGTGTCCAGCTCTTTTCACTCATTCGTGgtattttcttaaaaaaaaacaagcaagaaaACGAAATACAGACACGTTCATACCGAAAGCAGAATCCCTTAAAATCCAGTTAACAGTGGATGATTAAGGAGAAGAGTTTCAAACTCATCCAGAATTTAGTGAAGAAGGTTGAAACGTAAAGTTTTTCCTCCGTTCATCTTAAACTAGAGAGCAGATCTAGATCCTGGTCACAGAATTGCAaatcgggctattttgtagatCAAACGGAATTCATATTTTGATGGTGAACGTCGTTGTGTACTTGCTTACTGTACCAATATATAACCCATAGCTTTGATTGCTTTATTTCCATTGTCGCTCGCTCTGCTGGCCTCGTTACCGCAAGTGTTAGAATCATCCCAACGGCCACCAGTTCCAAATCCAATCCTTGAATCACAATAGGAGCAGGTATTTTGCTCGTTTCCAATGATACCGATCCTTGCTTTCGAATAACTAGCCACAGAAGACTCGGCATTAAACCCTTCTCGGTGACAGTACCTCTGTAAAGATGCTTGAGAGCCAATCAAGGACTTCCACGTGTTTCGACCCACAAATGTCCGACGGTAATTACCGTCAGCGATCAGAGAGAAAAGCGAATTAGAGTTCAGGTTCATAGCGACGAATTTTAGCTGCTGACCGATTCTCATACCAAGGCAGAGTTTGGAGAATGGTGTGTTCCAGTAGGTCGGCAACTTAGTTTCTTGCATATCGAAGCCAGTTTGTCCTGCCACAAGATTAAAGGTGGCCATGTCATTCCAAAGATGAGAATCATAATGAAATGTTCTCTGAAATTTTAATAGAAAGTGTCATTACCTTTTCACGTTTGATAGCAATTTTTTCTTTACTATGTCAAgttcttaaaacaaaaaaggtcGTGATCCTTTTCTAGAAGTTTAAGCCGCTACAAGGGATTCTCGattattttcaaatatttatAAGCAGTCGATTATGAGATAATTTTCAGCTAAACGGTGTCGAAGACTTTTTATATATTGCGTTTTGCAATCGTTATCTTGAAAACGGTGTTTTGGACTTCGCCCCAGTCGCTCgcagggtggatagcgctattcactggataacttgaactcaattggttttgctaatgtttatccgctggatagtgatttatccggtgcatagcattatccacctttgaAACAATCGAGACTTGGAATTTACACAAAGTATGGTACGACATCAAATACGTCGAAATACTTCAAAAATAGTGAATGGGTGTGAATGCCGGAACAGAAAGTCGAAGAAAAACTATCCTGCACTGTTAAATAACCTTTGTGCCATCCGTCTTCATGGCCAGCGTCCATCCCCCATCTCCGCATCCAAAGTTTCCCATGTGACAGTAAACATGAACTTTTTGTGAACCAAACGTCAGCTCGTAAACTTGACTATGTGATGAACTGTTAAAAGTGAGATAGGTTTTCTTAATGATCAATCAAAAGGACGATAACATCCGAAATCGTTTGGCATTGAGTAACTTGCGAACTTGCAACTGATTTAGAATTCAATGCAGAAAATG from Montipora foliosa isolate CH-2021 chromosome 7, ASM3666993v2, whole genome shotgun sequence includes the following:
- the LOC138011751 gene encoding uncharacterized skeletal organic matrix protein 5-like isoform X1, with translation MGPPSLFLVQVVTMFAAKVVNSAPVNKSSLQGPPGASCSKAPTNNCNCHCNVFQDSRVTKAVNALEDKVDQLIELVNKTAPPGLSRSPAPPASAPVSSCKEQFDKDNSSQSQVYELTFGSQKVPVYCHIGNFGCGDGGWTLVVKTDGTKRTFHYDSHLWSNVATYNLVAGQTGFDRQETKLPTYWKTPFSKLCLGMRIGQQLQFMAMNLTANSLFSLIADGNYRPTFLGRDTWKTLIGSRASLQRNCNREGFNPKSESKPGTYSRARIGIIANQKNNCNTCDSRIGFGTGGRSDDSNTCGNEAQISSSDNGSKTLKAMGYILVQ
- the LOC138011750 gene encoding uncharacterized skeletal organic matrix protein 5-like isoform X1 codes for the protein MRQFLKMRASCLFLVQLVTMFAVKAVNSAPVNKSSLQGPPGSTCNKAPTNNCNCHCNVFQDSRITTAVIALEDKVDQLIELVNKTAPLGSSPAPPAVAPVSSCKEQFERNNSSHSQVYELTFGSQKVHVYCHMGNFGCGDGGWTLAMKTDGTKRTFHYDSHLWNDMATFNLVAGQTGFDMQETKLPTYWNTPFSKLCLGMRIGQQLKFVAMNLNSNSLFSLIADGNYRRTFVGRNTWKSLIGSQASLQRYCHREGFNAESSVASYSKARIGIIGNEQNTCSYCDSRIGFGTGGRWDDSNTCGNEASRASDNGNKAIKAMGYILVQ
- the LOC138011750 gene encoding uncharacterized protein isoform X2, yielding MVKTFISRLLLDYRLMQPDRHLWLLNHPHLTDKLPIAGRSIHRSTLVEAPPVYGFFDSRSLACRSNVDRLSIESLPTHRPSSSHSQVYELTFGSQKVHVYCHMGNFGCGDGGWTLAMKTDGTKRTFHYDSHLWNDMATFNLVAGQTGFDMQETKLPTYWNTPFSKLCLGMRIGQQLKFVAMNLNSNSLFSLIADGNYRRTFVGRNTWKSLIGSQASLQRYCHREGFNAESSVASYSKARIGIIGNEQNTCSYCDSRIGFGTGGRWDDSNTCGNEASRASDNGNKAIKAMGYILVQ
- the LOC138011751 gene encoding uncharacterized skeletal organic matrix protein 5-like isoform X2, producing MGPPSLFLVQVVTMFAAKVVNSAPVNKSSLQGPPGASCSKAPTNNCNCHCNVFQDSRVTKAVNALEDKVDQLIELVNKTAPPAPPASAPVSSCKEQFDKDNSSQSQVYELTFGSQKVPVYCHIGNFGCGDGGWTLVVKTDGTKRTFHYDSHLWSNVATYNLVAGQTGFDRQETKLPTYWKTPFSKLCLGMRIGQQLQFMAMNLTANSLFSLIADGNYRPTFLGRDTWKTLIGSRASLQRNCNREGFNPKSESKPGTYSRARIGIIANQKNNCNTCDSRIGFGTGGRSDDSNTCGNEAQISSSDNGSKTLKAMGYILVQ